The proteins below are encoded in one region of Campylobacter rectus:
- a CDS encoding bifunctional ADP-dependent NAD(P)H-hydrate dehydratase/NAD(P)H-hydrate epimerase — translation MKKLFWDTAVLDARAVSEFGLSTEVLMQNAANALARAVRTRFKKSSLKRRKILGVVGSGNNGADVLAALRLLGGKFDCFAFLASDKQNETSKTELTRALKCGVNLISNLTESGEFDCIIDGIFGTGLSRELDERTINLINLLNAKPAYKLACDIPSGLDKNGVPQGAVFKADTTVTMGALKSALYSDFAKDCVGRVKVANLGLSRELYETQTSFYKLGKSDLNLPFRTKQNANKGDFGHVFVVSGEKGGAARIAGLAALTIGAGLVSVVGENLNIEPVLMQSARIMPKMRVGAVGMGLGELDEAQKGELFSELKTKDALVIDADLCYEPHTLELLNNKNIVITPHPKEFASLLELANLGEFDTREVQKNRFKLAQIFSRNFKCVLVLKGANTLIAQGGEVYVMTQGSAALAKGGSGDALSGIVAGLLAQGYDPLKAAISGTLAHALAAREIKINDYALTAADVIKGLKCLRKK, via the coding sequence ATGAAAAAGCTATTTTGGGATACGGCGGTGCTTGACGCTAGGGCCGTGAGCGAGTTTGGGCTTAGCACCGAAGTGCTGATGCAAAACGCCGCAAATGCGTTAGCTCGCGCCGTGCGGACTAGGTTTAAAAAATCATCGCTAAAACGCCGTAAAATTTTAGGCGTCGTCGGCAGCGGAAACAACGGCGCAGACGTGCTCGCCGCGCTTCGGCTTTTGGGCGGCAAATTTGATTGTTTCGCGTTTTTAGCGAGCGACAAACAAAACGAAACCTCAAAAACCGAGCTAACCAGAGCGCTAAAATGCGGCGTAAATTTGATCTCAAATTTGACGGAAAGCGGTGAATTTGACTGTATCATCGACGGGATTTTCGGAACAGGACTTAGCCGCGAGCTAGACGAGCGGACGATAAATTTGATAAATCTACTAAATGCAAAACCCGCCTACAAGCTCGCCTGCGATATCCCGAGCGGACTTGATAAAAACGGCGTGCCGCAAGGCGCGGTCTTTAAGGCTGATACGACCGTGACGATGGGCGCGCTAAAGTCGGCGCTTTATAGCGACTTCGCAAAGGATTGCGTCGGGCGCGTAAAGGTCGCAAATTTGGGCCTTTCGCGCGAGCTTTACGAGACGCAGACGAGCTTTTACAAGCTTGGTAAGAGCGATTTAAATTTGCCGTTTCGCACCAAACAAAACGCTAACAAGGGCGACTTTGGGCACGTGTTTGTCGTGAGCGGCGAAAAGGGCGGAGCGGCGCGTATAGCTGGACTTGCCGCGCTAACGATCGGTGCTGGGCTTGTTAGCGTCGTGGGCGAAAATTTAAACATTGAGCCCGTTTTGATGCAAAGCGCGCGCATAATGCCGAAAATGCGAGTCGGAGCCGTCGGCATGGGGCTTGGCGAGCTTGATGAAGCGCAAAAAGGCGAGCTTTTTAGCGAGCTAAAAACAAAAGACGCGCTCGTTATCGACGCCGATCTTTGCTACGAGCCGCACACGCTTGAGCTTTTAAATAATAAAAACATCGTGATAACGCCGCATCCAAAGGAGTTTGCGAGCCTGCTAGAGCTTGCGAATTTGGGCGAATTTGACACTCGCGAAGTGCAGAAAAATCGCTTCAAACTCGCTCAAATTTTTAGCCGAAATTTTAAATGTGTGCTTGTTTTAAAAGGCGCAAATACGCTAATCGCGCAAGGCGGCGAGGTCTACGTCATGACGCAGGGTAGCGCCGCGCTAGCAAAAGGCGGCAGCGGAGACGCGCTAAGCGGTATCGTCGCAGGACTGCTTGCGCAGGGTTACGACCCGCTAAAAGCCGCGATCTCGGGCACGTTAGCTCACGCGTTAGCCGCGCGCGAAATCAAAATCAACGACTATGCGCTCACGGCCGCGGACGTCATCAAAGGACTCAAATGCTTACGAAAAAAATAG
- the def gene encoding peptide deformylase, which produces MILEILTYPNKKLFVKSLEVKVFDEELHKFLDDMYETMIAKNGIGLAAIQTGEAKRILIVNLFDEESKEQRKEDLLEIINPKILRKEGEIIYQEGCLSVPGYYEDVKRAEFITLEYQDRFGQRRELEAEGLLSVAIQHEMDHLDGHLFIERIGYNKRKKFDKEYKKQKTA; this is translated from the coding sequence GTGATATTGGAAATTTTAACCTATCCGAACAAAAAGCTTTTCGTTAAATCGCTTGAAGTTAAAGTTTTTGACGAAGAGCTGCATAAATTTTTAGACGATATGTATGAAACTATGATCGCTAAAAACGGCATCGGACTGGCCGCTATCCAGACGGGCGAAGCTAAGCGAATTTTGATCGTAAATTTATTTGACGAAGAGAGCAAAGAGCAGCGTAAAGAGGATCTGCTTGAGATCATAAATCCCAAAATTTTACGCAAAGAAGGCGAGATTATTTATCAAGAAGGCTGCCTTAGCGTGCCGGGATACTACGAGGACGTGAAAAGAGCGGAGTTTATCACGCTGGAGTATCAAGACCGTTTCGGACAGCGCCGAGAGCTCGAGGCCGAGGGGCTTTTATCGGTCGCGATCCAGCACGAGATGGATCACCTCGACGGGCACCTTTTTATCGAGCGCATCGGCTACAACAAACGCAAAAAATTCGACAAAGAGTATAAAAAGCAAAAAACTGCATGA
- a CDS encoding YifB family Mg chelatase-like AAA ATPase, whose product MKALKCATYNDELRLVDVESSFNRGLPALNIVGLAGASIKESAERVKSALLSLNFSFPAQKIIINLSPSDMPKSGSHFDLPIALLIALQKERDFEPIFVFGELGLDGGVKSTASLFSILLFLSAKAPGSRVLIPQEIAQKAGAIPNLEIYAVSNLAEAIKFFLEPEFTASCRVGSVHPLFSNLIKIGEKSFVKNQNFELNFSDVKGQSRAKRACLVAACGMHNIIFEGSPGCGKSMSAKRLRYILPPQSLEEILLSCAYSSLNQQESEFSALRAFRSPHHTSTKGSIFGGGSSTARIGEVGLANGGILFFDELPHFAPQILESLREPLEDYKINISRVNSKVTYETKFMFVAAMNPCPCGNLLSKNLECKCSELEIKRYKSKISAPVLDRIDLYLQMDEVSADDKSDVVSEAMWQTVLRVFETQISRAQSELNGKLGDEEIAKFCVCDDEASGALDHATQRFSLSRRAINKTLKVARTIADIEGSRIIKKPHILEALSYRVKQEGA is encoded by the coding sequence ATGAAAGCCCTAAAATGCGCCACTTATAACGACGAATTGCGGCTGGTGGACGTCGAGTCCAGTTTTAACCGCGGCTTGCCGGCGCTAAATATCGTAGGTCTCGCGGGAGCCTCTATAAAAGAGAGCGCCGAGCGCGTAAAATCAGCGCTTCTGTCGTTAAATTTCTCCTTCCCCGCGCAAAAAATCATCATAAATTTATCCCCGTCCGATATGCCAAAATCCGGTAGCCACTTCGACCTACCCATCGCGCTTTTAATCGCTTTGCAAAAAGAGCGCGACTTTGAGCCTATTTTCGTATTCGGCGAGCTGGGGCTTGATGGCGGCGTCAAAAGCACTGCGAGCCTTTTTTCTATCTTGCTTTTTTTGAGCGCGAAAGCGCCGGGTTCTCGCGTGCTGATCCCGCAAGAGATAGCGCAAAAAGCGGGCGCGATACCGAATTTGGAAATTTACGCCGTTTCAAATTTGGCCGAAGCGATCAAATTTTTCCTAGAGCCCGAATTTACCGCCTCGTGCAGAGTGGGCAGCGTTCATCCGCTTTTTTCGAATTTGATCAAAATAGGCGAAAAAAGCTTCGTAAAAAATCAAAATTTCGAGCTAAATTTTAGCGACGTAAAAGGCCAAAGTAGGGCAAAAAGAGCCTGCTTGGTGGCCGCTTGCGGTATGCACAATATTATCTTTGAGGGCAGCCCCGGATGCGGTAAAAGTATGAGCGCCAAGCGCCTGCGCTACATTTTGCCGCCGCAAAGCTTGGAGGAGATTTTGCTCAGCTGCGCTTATAGCTCGCTAAATCAGCAGGAGAGCGAATTTTCCGCTTTGCGTGCCTTTCGTAGTCCGCACCACACATCGACGAAAGGCTCGATATTTGGCGGGGGATCGAGCACGGCCAGGATCGGCGAGGTCGGGCTAGCTAACGGCGGGATACTCTTTTTCGACGAGCTTCCGCACTTTGCGCCGCAGATTTTAGAGAGTCTGCGTGAGCCGCTGGAGGACTACAAAATCAACATCTCGCGCGTAAATTCAAAGGTCACGTATGAGACCAAATTTATGTTCGTAGCCGCGATGAACCCTTGCCCCTGCGGCAATCTGCTCTCAAAAAATCTGGAGTGCAAATGCTCCGAGCTTGAGATCAAGCGCTACAAAAGTAAAATTTCAGCTCCCGTGCTAGACCGCATCGACTTATACTTACAGATGGACGAGGTGAGTGCCGATGATAAAAGCGACGTCGTGAGCGAGGCGATGTGGCAGACCGTGCTGCGCGTATTTGAGACGCAAATCTCGCGCGCTCAAAGCGAGCTAAACGGCAAACTCGGCGACGAAGAGATAGCTAAATTTTGCGTCTGCGACGACGAGGCGAGCGGGGCGCTAGATCACGCAACGCAGAGATTTTCTCTTAGCCGCCGCGCCATAAACAAAACCCTAAAAGTCGCCCGCACGATCGCCGACATCGAGGGCTCGCGTATCATCAAAAAGCCGCACATTTTAGAGGCTTTGAGCTACCGAGTGAAGCAGGAGGGCGCATGA
- the purN gene encoding phosphoribosylglycinamide formyltransferase, whose amino-acid sequence MLTKKIAVLFSGGGSNLEAILQSLHGKVFGETKIEVALTLTNKANAGGITKAAKYGLQSVVIEHVNFASREEFDAAVVAQIKRANVDLTVLAGFMRILTPVFTREIRAINLHPSLLPLFKGAHAIKESFDSDMKVGGVSVHWVSEELDGGAIIAQRAFEKSAGMSFEAYEAKIHAIEHEILPETIVQILTGKE is encoded by the coding sequence ATGCTTACGAAAAAAATAGCGGTTTTATTTAGCGGCGGCGGCTCGAATTTGGAGGCGATTTTGCAGAGTCTGCACGGCAAAGTTTTTGGCGAAACCAAGATCGAGGTCGCGCTAACCCTAACAAATAAAGCTAACGCCGGCGGCATAACAAAGGCCGCAAAATACGGCCTGCAAAGCGTCGTAATCGAGCACGTTAATTTTGCCTCGAGAGAGGAATTTGACGCCGCGGTCGTAGCGCAGATAAAGCGCGCTAACGTCGATCTAACGGTGCTTGCGGGCTTTATGCGCATTCTCACGCCCGTTTTTACGCGAGAGATTCGCGCGATAAATTTGCACCCGTCGCTGCTGCCGCTTTTTAAGGGTGCGCACGCGATAAAAGAGAGCTTTGATAGCGATATGAAGGTGGGCGGCGTGAGCGTGCACTGGGTCAGCGAGGAGCTAGATGGCGGTGCGATCATCGCTCAGCGCGCGTTTGAAAAGAGCGCGGGAATGAGTTTTGAAGCTTACGAGGCCAAAATCCACGCGATAGAGCATGAAATTTTGCCCGAAACCATCGTGCAAATTTTAACCGGCAAAGAGTAA
- a CDS encoding efflux transporter outer membrane subunit, giving the protein MYKILTLAAALFLAGCSFRPDIPEVDTTFETTYKFETSDIRDEWWKEFGDENLNALVASALEKNTDLRTAYLNLQKAAASLGISEADLFPSVNLNVGYTKAKSSGETYTKQPQTRYRTSQVNLGLSYEIDLWGRVRNSVESAKASLNATKLDYATARLSISSSVAKSYFALVALNMREAVLKDTLKTYEETLALRKTQLDLGGINETTYLQSKAAAQSAKVSLLEVQTSMSQALTSLAVLTGKSNDEILNGAVQSAKMLPKEPEVSAGVSADILLRRSDVAKAYADLNATNALIGVAKADYLPSISLTGLFGFSSIDFENIFISNANTWSIGGSLVQKIFDYGRTKNNVRIAETNEQIAAVAYEAAIKKALGEVADALNNRKNAKLTLNQVKELLLSQEKIYKLAKDQFEEGYTGHLELLDAQRNLLSVRLQDIEANLNLISSVVDVYKAFGGGFKAE; this is encoded by the coding sequence ATGTATAAAATTTTAACTTTAGCCGCGGCGCTATTTTTAGCGGGCTGCTCGTTTCGACCCGATATCCCCGAGGTCGATACGACATTTGAAACTACGTATAAATTTGAAACTAGCGACATCAGAGACGAGTGGTGGAAGGAGTTTGGCGACGAAAACCTAAACGCCCTCGTAGCTAGCGCGCTAGAGAAAAATACCGACCTTCGCACGGCTTATTTAAATTTGCAAAAAGCGGCCGCAAGCCTAGGCATCTCGGAAGCCGATCTTTTTCCTAGCGTAAATTTAAACGTCGGCTATACCAAAGCAAAAAGCAGCGGCGAAACCTACACCAAGCAGCCTCAGACGCGCTACCGAACCTCGCAGGTAAATTTAGGCCTAAGCTACGAGATAGACCTGTGGGGCAGAGTGAGAAACAGCGTCGAGTCGGCCAAAGCTAGCCTAAACGCGACCAAGCTCGACTACGCTACCGCACGCCTTAGCATAAGCTCTAGCGTAGCTAAAAGCTACTTCGCGCTCGTGGCTCTAAATATGCGCGAAGCCGTGCTAAAAGACACGCTAAAAACCTACGAGGAGACGTTGGCGCTTCGCAAAACGCAGCTTGATCTGGGCGGCATAAACGAAACAACCTATCTGCAAAGCAAAGCCGCCGCACAAAGCGCCAAAGTAAGCCTACTAGAGGTGCAAACCTCGATGTCTCAGGCTCTAACGTCGCTAGCGGTGCTAACAGGCAAATCAAACGACGAGATCCTAAACGGAGCCGTGCAGAGCGCTAAAATGCTACCCAAAGAGCCCGAAGTGAGTGCAGGCGTGAGCGCGGACATACTGCTGCGAAGGAGCGACGTAGCTAAAGCCTACGCCGATCTAAACGCCACTAACGCGCTAATCGGCGTCGCAAAGGCCGACTATCTGCCGTCCATCTCGCTAACGGGACTTTTCGGATTTTCTAGCATAGATTTTGAAAATATCTTTATCAGCAACGCCAACACGTGGAGCATAGGCGGCTCTTTGGTGCAGAAAATTTTCGACTACGGCAGAACCAAAAACAACGTCCGTATCGCCGAAACCAACGAGCAAATCGCGGCCGTAGCCTACGAAGCGGCGATCAAAAAGGCTCTTGGCGAGGTAGCAGACGCGCTAAACAACCGCAAAAACGCCAAACTAACGCTAAATCAAGTCAAAGAGCTCCTGCTCTCGCAAGAAAAAATCTATAAGTTAGCCAAAGATCAGTTCGAGGAGGGCTACACCGGGCATCTGGAGCTACTCGATGCGCAGCGCAACCTACTCTCCGTTAGGCTCCAAGACATCGAGGCGAATTTAAATCTCATTAGCTCCGTCGTGGACGTCTATAAGGCTTTCGGCGGCGGTTTTAAAGCCGAGTAA